In Pectobacterium brasiliense, a single genomic region encodes these proteins:
- the ilvB gene encoding acetolactate synthase large subunit — protein MRYTGAQLIVRLLEQQGITTVAGIPGGAALPLYDALGQSKTIRHVLARHEQGAGFMAQGMARASGRAAVCMASSGPGATNLLTAIADAKLDSIPLVCITGQVPSSMIGTDAFQEVDTYGISIPVTKHNYLVRDINELPRVIPEAFRIAQSGRPGPVWIDIPKDIQNATIELSELPGVFPLDTPPAIAQQEIERAAAMINAAQRPVLYLGGGIISSAAHEQAVQLAERSSLPTTMTLMALGTMPVDHPLSLGMLGMHAARSTNLILQQADLLIVLGARFDDRAIGKAEQFCPQASIIHIDIDPAELGKIRQPHVAINADVAQALDQLLPQITPQQRDVWRTTVRGLQQEFPFSMPGADDPLSHYGLVQATAQALTHDAIITTDVGQHQMWVAQCYPLRRPRQWLTSGGFGTMGFGLPAAIGAALAEPDRTVVCFSGDGSLMMNIQEMATAAEEGLNVKIVLMNNQSLGLVHQQQDMFFQKRIFAADYRYSANFLAIAAGFGFATCDLNAAANPQAALQEMLNQPGPALIHVLIDANEKVLPIVPPGAANIDMIGD, from the coding sequence ATGCGTTATACAGGCGCTCAGTTAATTGTTCGGCTGCTTGAACAGCAGGGCATCACCACCGTAGCGGGCATTCCCGGCGGCGCAGCCCTGCCGTTATATGATGCACTGGGTCAGAGTAAAACGATCCGCCACGTTCTGGCTCGCCACGAGCAAGGCGCTGGATTTATGGCACAAGGCATGGCGCGCGCCAGCGGACGCGCGGCGGTTTGCATGGCGTCCAGCGGGCCGGGGGCGACCAACCTGCTCACCGCCATCGCCGATGCCAAACTGGATTCGATCCCGCTGGTGTGTATCACCGGTCAGGTGCCTTCCAGCATGATCGGTACCGATGCGTTTCAGGAAGTCGACACCTACGGCATCTCTATTCCCGTCACCAAACATAACTATCTGGTTCGCGACATCAACGAACTGCCGCGCGTGATCCCGGAAGCCTTTCGCATCGCGCAGTCGGGTCGTCCGGGCCCGGTGTGGATCGATATTCCCAAAGACATTCAGAATGCGACCATTGAGCTGAGCGAACTGCCGGGCGTCTTTCCTCTCGATACGCCACCTGCCATCGCCCAGCAGGAAATCGAGCGTGCTGCGGCCATGATTAATGCGGCTCAGCGTCCGGTGCTTTATCTGGGCGGTGGGATCATTAGCAGCGCCGCGCACGAGCAGGCGGTTCAACTGGCGGAACGCTCCAGCCTGCCAACCACCATGACGCTGATGGCGCTGGGCACCATGCCCGTCGATCACCCTCTGTCGCTCGGGATGCTGGGTATGCACGCCGCACGATCAACCAATCTGATCTTACAGCAGGCAGATTTGTTAATTGTGCTGGGTGCGCGTTTTGACGATCGTGCGATTGGTAAAGCGGAACAGTTTTGCCCGCAGGCCAGCATCATTCATATCGATATCGATCCTGCCGAGTTGGGTAAGATCCGCCAGCCGCACGTGGCGATCAACGCGGATGTCGCACAGGCGCTGGATCAGTTGCTGCCACAGATTACGCCGCAGCAGCGTGACGTATGGCGTACCACCGTCCGTGGTCTGCAACAGGAATTTCCGTTCAGTATGCCGGGCGCTGACGATCCATTAAGCCATTACGGTCTGGTTCAGGCCACGGCACAGGCGCTGACGCATGATGCCATCATCACGACCGATGTCGGCCAGCATCAGATGTGGGTCGCGCAATGTTATCCACTGCGTCGTCCACGCCAGTGGCTGACATCCGGCGGGTTTGGGACGATGGGCTTTGGCCTGCCTGCGGCGATTGGCGCGGCGCTGGCTGAACCGGATCGCACCGTGGTGTGTTTCTCGGGTGATGGCAGCCTGATGATGAATATTCAGGAAATGGCGACCGCGGCAGAAGAAGGACTTAACGTAAAAATCGTCCTGATGAACAACCAATCGCTCGGTCTGGTCCACCAGCAACAGGATATGTTTTTCCAAAAGCGCATCTTCGCGGCCGATTACCGCTACAGCGCGAATTTCCTCGCGATTGCCGCAGGTTTTGGCTTTGCAACCTGCGATCTTAACGCCGCCGCCAACCCACAGGCCGCGCTGCAAGAGATGCTCAATCAACCAGGTCCTGCGCTGATCCACGTACTTATTGACGCCAATGAAAAAGTGTTACCTATCGTGCCACCGGGCGCAGCGAACATCGATATGATCGGAGATTAA
- the thiQ gene encoding thiamine ABC transporter ATP-binding protein ThiQ, which yields MIALEKLTYFYQHLPMRFDFHVKPGERIAILGPSGAGKSTLLNLVAGFLMADSGELRLNGESHRETPPAKRPVSILFQENNLFPHLTIGQNIALGLHPGLRLSAAQRETLRQIADRVGLADLLDRLPSQVSGGQRQRAALARCLVRHQPILLLDEPFSALDPALRQEMLDLVESVCQEREFTLLMVSHNLDDAMRIAKRTVLIVDGQIYYDGPTQALQDGSAEAAAILGISRPSSD from the coding sequence ATGATCGCGCTTGAGAAATTGACCTACTTTTATCAGCACTTGCCCATGCGTTTTGATTTTCACGTCAAACCGGGCGAGCGCATTGCCATCCTCGGCCCTAGCGGCGCAGGGAAAAGTACGCTGCTGAATCTGGTTGCCGGTTTCCTGATGGCAGACAGCGGGGAGTTACGACTTAACGGCGAATCTCACCGCGAGACACCTCCCGCTAAACGACCGGTGTCGATTCTGTTTCAGGAAAATAACCTGTTTCCTCATTTGACGATCGGACAAAACATCGCGCTGGGGCTACATCCCGGCCTGCGCCTCAGTGCTGCACAGCGCGAGACGCTACGGCAGATCGCCGATCGGGTCGGTCTGGCGGATCTTCTGGATCGTCTGCCGTCGCAGGTGTCCGGCGGGCAGCGCCAGCGCGCGGCATTGGCACGCTGTCTGGTGCGCCACCAGCCTATTCTGTTGCTGGATGAACCCTTCTCGGCACTCGATCCGGCGCTACGTCAGGAGATGCTCGATCTGGTTGAAAGCGTGTGTCAGGAGCGTGAGTTCACGCTGTTGATGGTGTCTCACAATCTGGATGATGCCATGCGGATCGCGAAGCGTACGGTGCTGATCGTGGACGGACAGATTTATTATGACGGGCCGACTCAGGCGCTACAGGATGGCAGCGCTGAAGCAGCCGCCATCCTGGGAATTTCACGTCCGTCTTCGGATTGA
- a CDS encoding LysR family transcriptional regulator, with protein sequence MDRFQAMEIFMRVVDAGSFKKAAETMHVLPSTVTRSIKELESHLGARLFNRTTRALSITDVGLRYYDSCKAILRDVHAAESVAAQQKEELHGTIRIGATPSLVKNFLIPALSGFCERYPGIKLDFHLGDATVDIVQNGIDCVIRTGEPPLSRLVARRLGAFHWYICASPRYLEQHGHPTTLESLNKHAAVGYTHSRTGRSTRWDFHDGAHTAAMPIAAQISVNDTDAYVAAGVAGLGLIRIASYMVHQQLADGHLVRLLPGISAPLEPIFILYPQSRHLSPAIRAFIDWCTALIEQESTQW encoded by the coding sequence ATGGATCGGTTTCAGGCCATGGAAATATTCATGCGTGTGGTCGATGCGGGTAGTTTCAAAAAAGCGGCGGAAACAATGCATGTGTTACCCTCCACCGTAACCCGCAGCATTAAAGAACTCGAATCACATCTGGGGGCTCGGTTATTCAACCGAACAACACGAGCGCTCAGTATTACGGATGTTGGCTTGCGCTATTACGACAGTTGCAAAGCGATCTTGCGTGATGTGCACGCCGCTGAAAGCGTAGCGGCACAGCAAAAGGAAGAACTGCATGGAACGATCAGAATCGGAGCGACACCTTCTCTGGTCAAAAACTTTCTTATTCCAGCACTGTCCGGTTTCTGTGAGCGCTATCCGGGAATAAAGTTGGATTTCCACTTGGGTGATGCCACTGTAGATATCGTTCAGAATGGTATCGATTGTGTCATCAGAACCGGAGAACCGCCGTTATCTCGACTGGTCGCACGACGTCTCGGTGCGTTCCATTGGTATATTTGCGCGTCTCCACGCTATCTTGAACAGCATGGACACCCGACAACGTTAGAGTCGCTCAACAAGCACGCCGCAGTAGGATATACCCACAGCCGAACAGGTCGTTCAACTCGCTGGGATTTCCACGATGGAGCGCACACCGCAGCGATGCCAATAGCAGCACAGATCAGCGTCAATGACACGGATGCCTATGTTGCCGCTGGTGTAGCCGGCTTGGGGCTAATACGCATTGCCAGCTATATGGTGCACCAGCAACTTGCTGATGGACATCTTGTCAGGCTACTTCCTGGTATCAGTGCCCCACTTGAACCTATTTTCATTCTCTACCCACAAAGCCGCCACCTCTCGCCCGCGATCCGCGCCTTTATTGACTGGTGTACAGCGCTAATTGAACAAGAATCAACACAATGGTGA
- a CDS encoding family 43 glycosylhydrolase yields the protein MGVSRAVGKGVLSGILLMAMGIGTAMACQAGPANEWKRGIEQQRQADLGNGCYLNPIIAGDHPDPTIIKDGDDYYMTFSSFDDIPGLLIWHSRDLVNWEPLGPAIATPVDAIWAPDLVKHNGKYYIYFTTNRIIDAKGTKKKTLYVITADDIHGPWTPPKDTGLKNPASDPGHVVGEDGKRYIFMSGGNRVQLTDDGLSTVGDMAVVYQGWQYPEEWDVESFSQEGPKMLRHGDYFYMVLAEGGTAGPPTGHMVIAARSKSINGPWENSPHNPIIRTQDRSEKWWSRGHATLIEGPDKNWYMVYHGYENGFMTLGRQAMLEPIVWGDDGWFTSAGFDTGKPIRKPEGGEAVPHGIGWSDSFTDEKFPARWHFYRANAEELKRVTLSDGKLHLKAKGTSPKDSAPLTMIPGDQAYQIEVTANFAPGTQAGLLLFYNAKLYVGLSFNQDGTVMHRYGLERAEKKLPHITGNEVQIRMKNDRHIVTFYTRTSDQEPWKKYPVQMEVSGYHHNVAYDFLSLRPALYASGEGEVTFSNLRYQALP from the coding sequence ATGGGCGTGTCCCGAGCGGTAGGGAAAGGCGTATTAAGCGGTATCTTATTGATGGCAATGGGTATCGGCACGGCGATGGCCTGTCAGGCTGGCCCTGCTAACGAATGGAAACGGGGTATTGAACAGCAGCGTCAGGCGGATTTGGGCAATGGCTGTTATCTCAATCCGATTATTGCGGGCGATCATCCTGACCCCACGATTATCAAAGACGGGGATGACTATTACATGACGTTCTCGTCATTTGACGACATCCCCGGGCTGTTGATTTGGCATTCTCGCGATTTAGTGAACTGGGAACCGCTTGGCCCCGCGATCGCAACGCCTGTCGATGCGATCTGGGCACCGGATTTGGTGAAGCACAACGGCAAGTATTATATCTACTTCACTACAAACCGGATTATCGACGCCAAAGGGACGAAAAAGAAAACGCTGTATGTGATTACCGCCGATGATATCCACGGCCCGTGGACGCCGCCGAAGGATACGGGCTTGAAAAATCCGGCCAGCGATCCCGGCCACGTCGTGGGAGAGGATGGCAAGCGTTATATCTTTATGTCTGGTGGTAACCGCGTGCAATTAACGGACGACGGGCTGTCGACGGTCGGTGACATGGCGGTGGTCTATCAGGGATGGCAGTACCCGGAAGAGTGGGATGTGGAAAGCTTCTCGCAGGAAGGGCCTAAGATGCTGCGCCACGGTGACTATTTCTACATGGTGCTGGCGGAAGGCGGAACGGCTGGGCCACCAACCGGGCACATGGTGATTGCCGCGCGATCTAAATCGATCAACGGGCCGTGGGAAAACTCGCCGCATAATCCGATTATTCGCACGCAAGATCGTTCAGAAAAGTGGTGGTCACGCGGTCATGCCACGCTGATCGAAGGGCCGGATAAAAATTGGTACATGGTGTATCACGGCTATGAAAATGGCTTTATGACGTTAGGGCGGCAGGCGATGCTGGAGCCAATTGTCTGGGGCGATGACGGCTGGTTTACGTCCGCCGGATTCGATACTGGCAAACCGATTCGCAAGCCGGAAGGCGGCGAGGCGGTGCCTCACGGCATCGGCTGGTCTGATAGCTTTACCGACGAGAAATTTCCGGCTCGCTGGCATTTCTACCGCGCCAATGCGGAAGAGCTAAAGCGGGTTACGCTTAGCGACGGCAAGTTGCACCTGAAGGCGAAAGGTACGTCGCCGAAAGACAGTGCGCCACTGACGATGATCCCCGGCGATCAGGCTTACCAGATTGAAGTGACGGCGAACTTTGCCCCCGGCACGCAGGCGGGTTTATTGCTGTTCTACAACGCGAAGCTGTACGTCGGGCTGTCGTTTAATCAGGATGGCACCGTCATGCATCGCTACGGGCTGGAAAGGGCGGAGAAGAAATTGCCGCATATTACGGGCAATGAAGTGCAGATTCGGATGAAAAACGATCGCCATATCGTGACGTTCTATACCCGAACCTCGGATCAGGAACCGTGGAAAAAATACCCGGTGCAGATGGAAGTGTCCGGCTACCATCACAACGTCGCGTATGATTTCCTCAGTCTGCGGCCTGCCCTGTATGCTTCAGGCGAAGGCGAGGTGACGTTCAGCAACCTGCGTTATCAGGCGTTGCCTTAA
- the thiP gene encoding thiamine/thiamine pyrophosphate ABC transporter permease ThiP, with product MATRRQPLIGGRLWPGLLATTLLISVAALAFGALWLQAPESQWRTLWHDSYLWHVIRFTFWQAFLSALFSTVPAIFLARALYRRRFPGHRWLLRLCAMTLVLPVLVAVFGLLSVYGRQGWLASALGWFDLKYTFSPYGLQGILLAHVFFNLPLATRLLLQSLEGIATEQRQLAANLGMNSWQHFRLLEWPALRRQILPTGALIFMLCFASFATVLSLGGGPQATTIELAIYQALSFDYDPGRAALLALIQMICCLGLVLLSQRLGRILPVGSTQQLAWRNPQDSALSRLTDGLLIGALLLLVVPPLLAVVVDGVNRSLVTVLQQPVLWQTLFTSLRIALGAGLLCLVLTMMLLWSSRELKLRQKPLYGQLMNLSGMLILAMPGIVLATGFFLLLNNSIGLPQSPYALVVFTNALMAIPYAIKVLENPMLDVAERYNRLCTSLDIRGWQRLKLIELASLKQPLAQALAFACVLSIGDFGVIALFGNEQFRTLPFYLYQQIGSYRSADGAVTALLLMLLCFMLFTLIEKLAGRHDRA from the coding sequence ATGGCAACGCGCCGTCAGCCACTGATCGGCGGACGTCTGTGGCCAGGGTTACTGGCCACCACGCTGTTAATTTCCGTTGCCGCACTGGCTTTCGGTGCCCTGTGGCTACAGGCACCCGAAAGCCAGTGGCGCACGCTATGGCATGACAGCTATCTCTGGCATGTCATTCGGTTTACCTTCTGGCAGGCCTTTCTCTCCGCGCTGTTCTCTACCGTTCCGGCCATTTTTCTCGCCAGAGCGCTGTATCGGCGACGCTTTCCCGGCCATCGCTGGCTGCTACGCCTGTGCGCGATGACGCTGGTGCTGCCCGTGCTGGTAGCCGTTTTTGGCCTGCTCAGCGTTTATGGTCGGCAGGGCTGGCTGGCCTCTGCGCTGGGCTGGTTCGACCTGAAATACACGTTTTCGCCCTATGGATTGCAGGGCATCCTGCTGGCGCACGTCTTCTTTAATCTGCCGCTGGCAACCCGATTGCTGTTGCAGTCGTTAGAAGGCATCGCTACCGAGCAGCGTCAGTTGGCGGCGAATCTGGGCATGAACAGCTGGCAGCATTTCCGACTGCTGGAATGGCCCGCCCTGCGCCGGCAGATTTTACCCACTGGCGCACTGATTTTTATGCTCTGCTTCGCCAGCTTTGCCACCGTGCTGTCGCTGGGCGGCGGCCCGCAGGCAACCACCATTGAGCTGGCTATCTATCAGGCATTAAGCTTTGATTACGATCCGGGGCGCGCGGCGCTGCTGGCGTTAATTCAGATGATTTGCTGTCTTGGTTTAGTACTGCTGAGCCAGCGGCTGGGGCGCATTCTGCCCGTCGGCAGCACACAGCAGCTTGCCTGGCGCAACCCACAAGATAGCGCCTTAAGCCGCCTCACCGATGGGCTGCTGATTGGTGCGCTGTTGTTGCTGGTCGTCCCTCCTTTGCTGGCCGTAGTGGTGGATGGCGTGAACCGATCGCTGGTTACCGTGCTGCAACAGCCCGTGCTCTGGCAAACGTTGTTTACCTCGCTGCGCATCGCCTTAGGCGCGGGGCTCCTGTGTCTGGTACTGACCATGATGCTGCTCTGGAGCAGCCGCGAGCTCAAGCTACGCCAGAAACCACTCTACGGGCAGTTGATGAACCTGAGCGGTATGCTCATCCTCGCCATGCCCGGTATTGTGCTGGCAACTGGCTTTTTCCTGCTGCTGAATAACAGCATCGGGTTGCCGCAGTCCCCTTACGCATTGGTGGTGTTCACCAACGCGCTGATGGCGATTCCCTACGCGATCAAAGTGCTGGAAAACCCCATGCTGGACGTTGCCGAGCGCTACAATCGACTCTGCACGTCGCTGGATATTCGCGGCTGGCAGCGATTGAAGCTGATCGAACTCGCCTCGCTGAAACAGCCGCTGGCGCAGGCGTTGGCCTTTGCCTGCGTGCTGTCGATTGGTGATTTCGGCGTTATCGCGCTGTTCGGCAATGAGCAGTTCCGCACGCTGCCGTTCTACCTGTACCAGCAAATTGGTTCCTATCGCAGCGCCGACGGCGCAGTCACGGCGCTGCTCTTAATGCTGCTGTGCTTTATGTTATTTACCCTGATTGAGAAACTGGCAGGCCGTCATGATCGCGCTTGA
- the thiB gene encoding thiamine ABC transporter substrate binding subunit — translation MLKTSLSCLLLLSASAFAKPALTVYTYDSFASEWGPGPVIKTAFEKECECELNFVALEDGASLLNRLRMEGKNSKADIILGLDNNLLQAAEQTGLFAPHNLDTRAVTVPGGWSNKTFVPYDYGYFAFVYNKNTLKNPPKSLHELVDSNEPWKVIYQDPRTSTPGLGLLLWMQKVYGDDAPQAWQKLAKKTVTVTKGWSEAYGLFLKGEADLVLSYTTSPAYHIIEEKKDNYAAATFSEGHYLQIEVAGQLASSKNPELAKRFMQFILSPTFQQAIPTTNWMYPAVKTDLPAGFATLAVPEKAMQFSAQEVADQRTQWIQAWQRAVSH, via the coding sequence GTGCTGAAAACCAGCCTGTCTTGCCTGCTACTGCTCTCAGCGTCGGCGTTCGCCAAACCTGCGCTTACCGTATATACCTACGATTCATTTGCTTCCGAGTGGGGCCCAGGCCCTGTCATCAAGACCGCGTTTGAAAAAGAGTGCGAGTGCGAGCTGAATTTCGTCGCATTGGAGGACGGCGCATCGCTGCTGAACCGCCTGCGTATGGAAGGCAAGAACAGTAAAGCGGACATCATTCTGGGACTAGACAACAACCTGTTGCAGGCGGCGGAACAAACCGGCCTGTTTGCGCCACACAATCTGGACACCCGCGCCGTCACGGTGCCGGGCGGCTGGAGCAATAAGACGTTCGTGCCTTATGACTACGGCTATTTCGCGTTTGTGTATAACAAAAACACGCTGAAGAACCCGCCGAAAAGCCTGCATGAGCTGGTGGATAGCAACGAACCGTGGAAAGTGATCTATCAGGATCCACGCACCAGCACGCCGGGACTGGGGCTGCTGTTGTGGATGCAGAAAGTGTATGGCGATGATGCGCCGCAAGCCTGGCAGAAACTGGCGAAAAAAACCGTTACCGTCACCAAAGGCTGGAGTGAAGCCTACGGTCTGTTCCTGAAAGGGGAAGCGGATCTGGTGCTGAGTTACACCACGTCGCCGGCCTATCACATCATTGAAGAGAAGAAAGATAACTACGCGGCAGCGACCTTCAGCGAAGGGCACTATCTGCAAATTGAAGTCGCCGGGCAGCTGGCTTCCAGCAAAAATCCCGAGCTGGCAAAACGCTTTATGCAGTTCATCCTGAGCCCAACGTTCCAGCAGGCGATCCCTACTACAAACTGGATGTATCCAGCGGTTAAAACCGATCTGCCAGCAGGCTTCGCGACGCTCGCAGTGCCGGAAAAAGCCATGCAGTTCAGCGCACAGGAAGTTGCTGACCAAAGGACGCAGTGGATTCAGGCATGGCAACGCGCCGTCAGCCACTGA
- a CDS encoding aromatic alcohol reductase — protein sequence MNDSGSALKDILVLGAGQLGMAVLRALAPRARALRLSVTVLVSPGTINEPSEQNKATLAELRALGVDVMGFDLASDEHALTGLFGNYKTVVNCSGFVAGPGTQMKITRAVLAANVARYFPWQFGVDYDVVGRNSGHPVFDEQYDVRQLLRNQQRSEWVIVSTGMFTSFLFEPAFDVVDLERGTLHGLGSWDTKVTVTIPEDIGWLTTEILLAEPRLVNEVVYVAGDTISYGQLADVVEHVTGRTFEKTVWTLDKLRADLKAAPDDVMTRYRAAFALGEGMWWDKSGTFNQRNGYETVDVEHFLRMQLQK from the coding sequence ATGAATGACAGCGGATCAGCGTTGAAAGATATTCTTGTGCTTGGTGCAGGGCAGCTCGGTATGGCGGTATTGCGTGCTCTCGCGCCGCGTGCGCGCGCTCTGCGATTATCGGTCACGGTACTGGTCTCACCGGGCACCATTAACGAACCGTCGGAGCAGAATAAGGCAACACTGGCCGAACTCCGTGCACTGGGGGTTGATGTGATGGGCTTCGATCTGGCTTCTGATGAGCACGCCCTGACAGGGCTTTTCGGGAATTATAAGACAGTAGTGAACTGTTCGGGATTCGTAGCAGGGCCTGGCACTCAGATGAAAATAACCAGAGCGGTGTTGGCTGCCAACGTCGCGCGCTATTTCCCCTGGCAGTTTGGCGTTGACTATGACGTAGTTGGTCGCAACAGCGGGCATCCGGTTTTTGATGAGCAGTACGACGTGAGGCAGCTACTGCGCAACCAGCAACGTAGCGAATGGGTAATTGTTTCGACGGGCATGTTCACGAGTTTCCTGTTTGAGCCTGCCTTTGACGTGGTGGATCTGGAACGTGGAACTCTTCACGGCTTGGGAAGTTGGGATACCAAAGTGACCGTGACGATCCCCGAAGACATTGGCTGGCTCACGACGGAAATCTTACTGGCTGAACCACGCCTGGTTAATGAGGTGGTCTACGTGGCAGGCGACACGATCTCATACGGGCAGCTTGCCGATGTCGTTGAACATGTCACGGGAAGGACGTTTGAGAAGACCGTATGGACGCTGGACAAATTGCGCGCGGACCTGAAGGCTGCTCCGGATGACGTCATGACGCGCTACCGAGCAGCGTTCGCTTTGGGTGAGGGGATGTGGTGGGACAAATCCGGTACGTTCAATCAACGTAATGGCTACGAGACGGTCGACGTCGAGCATTTCTTACGGATGCAACTGCAAAAATAG
- the ilvN gene encoding acetolactate synthase small subunit yields MSIQLTSSTQPTSNQVTLELSVRNHPGVMSHVCGLFARRAFNVEGILCMPLANGEESRIWLLVKDDQRLQQMISQVEKLEDVLQVRRHGEEMRIFEQVAEFYC; encoded by the coding sequence ATGTCAATTCAACTAACTTCGTCAACTCAACCAACTTCAAATCAGGTCACGCTAGAACTCTCTGTGCGCAACCATCCCGGCGTCATGTCACACGTTTGCGGCCTGTTTGCCCGCCGGGCATTTAACGTGGAAGGCATTCTGTGTATGCCGCTGGCAAATGGAGAAGAAAGCCGCATCTGGCTACTGGTCAAAGATGACCAGCGGCTACAGCAAATGATCAGTCAGGTGGAAAAGCTGGAGGACGTCCTTCAGGTTCGCCGTCACGGTGAAGAAATGCGTATTTTCGAGCAGGTCGCCGAGTTCTACTGCTAA
- a CDS encoding DedA family protein, with translation MEAWLDHLVTQSLAYSLIAVMLVAFLESLALVGLLLPGTVMMATLGALIGSGQMGLYPAWAAGIIGCLLGDWISYFIGMRFKAPLHNWSFLKKHQALLSKTEYALYQHPMPTILIGRFVGPTRPLIPMVAGMLGLPPYKFAVPNIIGCLLWPPAYFLPGILAGVAIDIPAGTNSAGFKWLLLITAIMVWGAGWLNWRWWRSDKRKHGDWFSRKMPLRRLRWVAPVMSAAAVALLIVLLQHPLMPVYRHLLWQVLNG, from the coding sequence ATGGAAGCGTGGCTGGATCATCTGGTTACCCAATCGCTAGCGTATTCACTGATCGCCGTCATGCTGGTTGCCTTTCTCGAATCTCTGGCTTTGGTAGGGCTGCTGTTGCCGGGAACGGTGATGATGGCAACGCTGGGAGCACTGATCGGCAGTGGACAAATGGGGCTTTACCCGGCGTGGGCGGCAGGGATTATCGGTTGCCTGCTGGGGGACTGGATTTCCTATTTTATTGGCATGCGTTTTAAGGCACCGCTGCATAACTGGTCTTTCCTGAAAAAGCATCAGGCGTTGCTGAGTAAAACCGAATATGCCCTGTATCAGCACCCGATGCCGACGATACTGATCGGGCGTTTTGTCGGGCCGACGCGTCCGCTCATTCCTATGGTGGCGGGGATGTTGGGGCTGCCGCCTTATAAATTTGCTGTACCGAATATCATCGGCTGCCTGCTGTGGCCGCCTGCCTATTTCTTACCGGGTATTTTGGCTGGCGTTGCGATTGATATCCCCGCGGGGACAAACAGCGCAGGGTTTAAGTGGCTGCTGCTGATTACTGCCATCATGGTGTGGGGAGCTGGCTGGCTAAACTGGCGCTGGTGGCGCAGTGATAAGCGTAAACATGGTGACTGGTTTAGCAGAAAGATGCCGCTCAGACGCCTGCGCTGGGTCGCGCCTGTGATGTCCGCGGCGGCGGTTGCCTTGCTGATCGTACTACTACAGCATCCGCTGATGCCAGTTTACCGTCATCTGCTGTGGCAGGTGTTAAACGGGTAA